In Leptolyngbya sp. SIO1E4, one DNA window encodes the following:
- a CDS encoding hybrid sensor histidine kinase/response regulator encodes MSDARELEIKRQFLDEAQEYLRPLEAALLGVAQGQVETAKMNGALRAAHSIKGGAGMMGYPVLNQLAHKLEDSFKVLKLQKQQIEIDAALEQQLLAAVDCLGQVIAWHQQQKPVQPSWVERHAMPIFEQLHQRLGEPQAEDATSMLSPEDGQNIIPMLFETEVEGCLQRLETILADPQQPCLNEEVIILAQELAGLGEMLQLTAFTTLCHSVVAQLEAAPEQQEQIAQQAVAAWRRSQALVLTGQLELLPTAITAAPSPDSPTAEAVAAPQFIPVNGDTFEAQIPSPVAAFPEVSVAAEVVTDAPTLAEPSLAEPSLAEPTLEAAAPKASTRRFKVLATPPVGPSSEAAERNTTVRVSAQRLNALNDLMGELTTERNGLTLNVNRLRSLVDMLKQRALTLETANSQLRAIYDQVSIGQSLAMSARQPATPAKNGSPNHGSLPAHDHTFDTLEMDRYSDLHLLSQEMMETIVQIQEVTTDIELELEDTEQTGRSFNKTGKQLQNKLTQMRMRPLSDGLERFPRALRELCLQHGKEAELKVVGGQTLIDRNILETLTDPLMHLLRNAFDHGLEDPETRMAAGKSRQGLIEISATHRHNRTVITVKDDGRGIPLEKIRQRAEQMGLDADLLAAASEPELLSLIFEPGFSTSAAVTDLSGRGVGMDVVRNNLQQVRGEITVETDPGQGTTFTLSVPFTLSVARILLAESQTMALAIPTDTLEEILVLPPDDIASATQKKTLKWGDHDIPLIQLSHWLTFNGARPTYRLELPPTIDAFTVLIVNYGGQPVGLQVDRCWGEQEVAIRRVEGDLPLPPGFSNCTILGDGRVVPLVSIPELLRWITSQQRSSLADPPSPASLPSPFADHFHRQSGTLASQVAPTRPSLLIVDDSINVRRFLALTLEKVGYRVEQARDGQDALDKLHNGLWPQAIICDIEMPRLDGFGFLAKAKADTNTAPIPVIMLTSRNSQKHRQLAMGLGATAYFSKPYNEHILLQTLEQLVDAAA; translated from the coding sequence ATGTCTGATGCGAGGGAACTAGAAATTAAGCGACAGTTTCTGGATGAAGCCCAGGAATATCTCCGCCCGTTAGAGGCCGCGCTATTAGGGGTTGCCCAGGGCCAAGTAGAGACTGCAAAAATGAACGGTGCACTGCGGGCCGCCCATTCCATCAAAGGGGGTGCAGGGATGATGGGCTATCCGGTGCTGAATCAGCTAGCCCATAAGCTAGAGGATTCCTTCAAAGTGTTAAAGCTGCAAAAGCAGCAAATAGAGATAGACGCAGCGTTAGAGCAGCAGTTGCTGGCAGCCGTTGACTGTCTGGGCCAGGTTATTGCCTGGCACCAACAGCAGAAGCCGGTTCAGCCGTCATGGGTAGAGCGCCATGCCATGCCGATTTTTGAGCAGCTGCACCAGCGTCTGGGCGAACCGCAAGCCGAAGACGCTACTTCGATGCTGTCGCCCGAAGATGGCCAGAACATTATCCCGATGCTGTTTGAGACGGAGGTGGAAGGCTGTTTACAGCGCCTAGAGACGATCTTGGCCGATCCACAACAGCCCTGTCTCAATGAAGAGGTGATCATCCTGGCGCAGGAGTTGGCGGGCCTTGGCGAGATGTTACAGCTCACTGCGTTTACGACCTTATGCCATTCGGTGGTAGCGCAGTTGGAAGCTGCCCCTGAACAGCAGGAACAGATCGCCCAGCAGGCTGTGGCCGCCTGGCGGCGATCGCAGGCCCTGGTGCTGACCGGGCAACTTGAGCTGTTACCCACAGCGATCACGGCAGCGCCTTCCCCAGACAGCCCCACAGCAGAGGCCGTTGCCGCCCCTCAATTCATCCCAGTCAATGGGGATACCTTTGAGGCCCAGATACCATCCCCCGTGGCGGCATTCCCTGAGGTTTCAGTGGCAGCCGAAGTGGTCACCGATGCCCCCACCTTAGCTGAGCCTTCCTTAGCTGAGCCCTCCTTAGCTGAGCCCACGTTAGAAGCCGCAGCACCAAAGGCATCCACTCGTCGCTTTAAGGTGCTCGCGACTCCCCCTGTTGGCCCATCGTCGGAGGCTGCAGAGCGAAACACCACTGTGCGGGTTTCCGCTCAGCGGCTCAATGCGCTTAACGATCTGATGGGTGAACTCACCACCGAGCGCAATGGCCTGACACTCAACGTCAACCGGCTGCGCAGCCTCGTAGACATGCTCAAACAGCGAGCCCTAACCCTCGAAACCGCCAATAGCCAGCTACGAGCTATCTACGATCAAGTCTCTATTGGCCAATCCCTGGCGATGTCAGCGCGGCAACCTGCCACCCCCGCCAAGAACGGCAGCCCTAACCACGGGTCACTGCCTGCCCACGACCACACCTTCGATACCCTGGAGATGGATCGCTACAGCGACCTGCATCTGCTCTCCCAGGAGATGATGGAAACTATCGTCCAAATTCAGGAAGTCACAACCGACATCGAACTCGAACTGGAAGACACGGAACAAACGGGGCGGAGCTTCAACAAAACGGGCAAGCAGCTACAAAATAAACTCACCCAAATGCGGATGCGCCCACTATCTGATGGGCTAGAGCGCTTTCCACGCGCCCTGCGGGAACTGTGCCTGCAACATGGCAAAGAGGCGGAGCTAAAAGTGGTGGGTGGCCAGACTCTGATTGACCGCAATATCTTAGAAACCCTGACCGACCCGCTGATGCACTTGTTGCGCAACGCTTTTGATCACGGACTCGAAGATCCCGAAACGCGCATGGCCGCGGGTAAGTCGCGCCAGGGTCTTATTGAGATCAGCGCCACCCATCGCCATAATCGCACCGTCATTACCGTGAAGGATGATGGTCGTGGCATTCCCCTCGAAAAGATTCGGCAGCGGGCTGAACAAATGGGGCTAGACGCGGATCTGCTGGCCGCAGCCAGCGAGCCAGAACTGCTGTCACTGATTTTTGAACCGGGCTTTTCGACATCGGCAGCCGTCACCGATCTCTCGGGTCGAGGCGTTGGGATGGATGTCGTGCGCAACAATCTGCAGCAGGTGCGGGGTGAAATCACGGTGGAGACTGACCCAGGTCAGGGAACCACCTTTACTCTCTCGGTTCCCTTTACCCTCTCGGTCGCTCGCATCCTTTTGGCCGAAAGCCAGACGATGGCCCTCGCCATTCCTACCGATACGCTGGAAGAAATTTTGGTGCTACCACCAGACGATATTGCCTCCGCCACCCAAAAGAAAACATTGAAATGGGGCGATCATGACATTCCGTTGATCCAGCTCTCCCACTGGCTAACTTTTAATGGGGCTCGCCCGACCTACAGGCTCGAACTCCCGCCAACAATCGATGCCTTCACGGTTTTGATCGTCAATTATGGGGGGCAGCCGGTGGGGTTACAGGTCGATCGCTGCTGGGGAGAACAAGAAGTCGCAATCCGCCGAGTCGAGGGAGATTTGCCCTTACCACCGGGCTTTAGCAACTGCACAATTTTGGGAGATGGTCGCGTTGTTCCGCTGGTAAGCATTCCAGAGCTACTGCGCTGGATTACTAGTCAGCAGCGATCGTCGCTTGCCGATCCGCCATCTCCCGCCAGCCTCCCTTCCCCGTTTGCAGATCATTTCCATCGACAATCGGGAACGCTGGCGTCTCAAGTCGCGCCGACTCGGCCTAGCCTGCTGATTGTAGATGACTCCATCAATGTCCGACGGTTCCTGGCCTTGACCCTAGAAAAAGTGGGCTATCGGGTTGAACAAGCCCGGGACGGACAGGATGCCCTGGACAAATTACACAATGGCCTGTGGCCCCAGGCCATCATCTGCGACATTGAAATGCCCCGGCTCGATGGCTTTGGGTTTCTGGCAAAAGCAAAAGCCGATACCAACACGGCCCCTATTCCGGTGATCATGCTAACGTCCCGGAATAGTCAGAAGCATCGCCAACTCGCGATGGGCCTCGGCGCAACCGCCTATTTCTCTAAACCCTATAACGAACACATCCTCCTGCAGACGCTAGAGCAGTTGGTTGACGCCGCCGCTTAA
- a CDS encoding GAF domain-containing protein: MTNSVSPLSPMGTVDVQPTKAATGPNDAAATTKVAQTQAVSRPGTDDASWQLTAQQPPKASSLRFQLLRGVLPAVLVPLAIAGVMVQRVAHNRLMQETSEQVSSKALLATTLTPRYINELETVPTLVADAGSSQQVQVIDVNTGKVLKTLDTQGNSDSQPVTGGNAVADAAQGLSKTPSTELARNRFKAELTTKYGFKNVALEPLNIDAAQPGVMLSFQHNQRHYYLSTQAATGLVAIASIETRELATAGNQLALTFCLVILVAAGVSTAILAGLVNQISNPLRYLSKTAEQVTAGNLDVLAPAYGAQETQTLANTFNALVTQVKGFVQEQAQGVDQARLLSEIAGSRVYNHKNLAKVFNKALIETRTALAVDRVVVYRFNSDWSGYISHESVATGWPEALNDKIEDPCIPLELIEAYQKDRVVPTNDVFNAGFHPDHLKLMERLQIKANLVVPILKEGQLFGLLIAHHCAETHAWQNSEVTFMRQLAAQLGNMLDQLTYLQARDAETERAEFLKDFTLEITRAETPNEVLNKLPLRRVRQALQVDRVLVYRFDETWNGTITHESVAPEWPQAIGAEIYDPCFEKNYVEKYQQGRVQATADIYNAGLTACHLQQLEPFAVKANLVAPIKQGDTLLGLLVAHQCTSPRQWQKQEVDFFTQIATQIGLALDRSELLIQREAAAAEARSLAAEQQQQKEALQLQLVNLLGEVEGAASGDLTVRADVTADEIGTVADFFNSIIESLRQIVTQVKHSAQQVNQSVGQNEAATRQLADKALGQAEDIFLTLSSVEKMTQSIHSVAESAHQAAQVARTASATAESGSIAMERTERNILMLRETVGMTAKQVKRLGESSQQISRVVSLINQIAVQTNLLAINAGIEAARAGEEGQGFAVVAEEVGELANRSASATQEIEKIVDVIQRETAQVVEAMEQSTTQVVEGTRLVEDTKTSLGQILKVSRQIDQLVQSISNATVSQVETSADVSHLMQMVAEVSKQTSNSSLQVSDALRSTVVIAEELQASVGTFKVNAEG, from the coding sequence ATGACTAATAGCGTTAGCCCCTTATCCCCAATGGGTACCGTTGATGTTCAGCCAACCAAGGCTGCCACTGGCCCCAACGACGCTGCAGCAACGACGAAGGTGGCTCAAACCCAGGCCGTCTCCCGCCCTGGAACTGATGATGCGTCTTGGCAGCTGACTGCCCAGCAGCCGCCTAAAGCCAGCAGTCTGCGCTTTCAACTGCTACGCGGCGTTCTACCGGCTGTCTTAGTTCCGCTGGCAATCGCAGGGGTCATGGTACAGCGAGTAGCCCACAATCGGTTAATGCAGGAGACCTCTGAGCAAGTCAGCAGCAAAGCCCTACTGGCAACAACCCTGACGCCCCGCTATATCAATGAGCTAGAAACGGTGCCCACACTCGTCGCTGACGCTGGCAGCTCTCAGCAGGTGCAGGTAATCGATGTCAACACGGGTAAGGTGCTGAAAACCCTGGACACCCAAGGCAACAGCGATTCGCAACCCGTCACGGGAGGCAACGCTGTGGCAGACGCAGCTCAGGGCTTAAGCAAGACGCCCTCGACGGAGCTGGCTCGCAATCGTTTCAAGGCTGAACTGACCACAAAATATGGCTTCAAAAATGTTGCCCTTGAACCCCTCAACATCGATGCTGCCCAACCGGGCGTCATGCTGTCATTCCAGCATAATCAGCGTCACTACTATCTCTCGACTCAGGCTGCAACGGGTTTAGTGGCGATCGCCTCAATCGAGACCCGCGAACTCGCCACAGCGGGCAATCAGCTAGCGCTGACGTTCTGTTTGGTCATCCTAGTCGCCGCCGGGGTATCTACCGCAATTCTGGCCGGGCTAGTCAATCAGATCTCGAATCCACTGCGCTATCTCTCTAAAACAGCCGAACAGGTCACCGCCGGAAATCTTGATGTCTTGGCCCCGGCCTACGGTGCCCAAGAAACCCAAACCTTAGCCAACACCTTTAACGCCCTCGTCACCCAGGTCAAAGGGTTTGTACAAGAACAGGCCCAGGGTGTTGATCAAGCTCGACTGCTCTCAGAAATCGCCGGTTCCCGCGTTTACAATCACAAGAACCTCGCAAAAGTTTTCAACAAAGCCCTCATTGAGACTCGGACAGCCTTAGCGGTCGATCGCGTCGTCGTTTATCGCTTTAACTCAGACTGGAGCGGCTACATCTCCCACGAATCCGTGGCCACAGGCTGGCCTGAAGCCCTCAATGACAAAATTGAAGACCCTTGCATTCCCCTAGAGCTGATCGAGGCTTATCAAAAAGACCGGGTTGTGCCCACCAATGATGTCTTTAATGCAGGCTTTCATCCCGATCACCTGAAGCTGATGGAGCGGCTGCAAATCAAGGCCAATCTGGTGGTTCCCATCTTGAAAGAGGGGCAGCTCTTTGGCTTACTGATTGCCCATCATTGCGCAGAAACCCACGCTTGGCAGAACTCAGAAGTGACCTTTATGCGCCAGCTGGCGGCCCAGCTCGGCAATATGTTGGATCAGCTCACCTATCTGCAAGCCCGCGATGCAGAAACAGAACGGGCAGAGTTCTTAAAAGATTTCACCCTAGAAATTACCCGCGCTGAGACCCCCAATGAAGTCTTGAATAAACTGCCCCTCAGACGGGTTCGCCAGGCCCTGCAGGTGGATCGGGTCCTGGTCTATCGGTTCGATGAAACCTGGAACGGCACCATCACCCACGAGTCGGTTGCCCCTGAGTGGCCCCAGGCCATTGGGGCTGAGATCTACGACCCTTGTTTTGAAAAAAACTATGTGGAGAAATATCAACAGGGACGCGTACAGGCAACCGCCGATATCTATAACGCTGGCTTGACCGCCTGTCACCTCCAGCAGCTAGAACCCTTTGCCGTTAAAGCAAATCTTGTTGCCCCCATCAAACAAGGGGATACCCTGCTGGGCCTGTTAGTGGCCCACCAATGCACTAGCCCACGTCAGTGGCAGAAACAGGAAGTTGACTTCTTTACTCAGATTGCCACCCAGATCGGGCTGGCGCTAGATCGCAGCGAACTGTTGATTCAGAGAGAGGCTGCAGCGGCAGAGGCGCGATCGCTTGCAGCCGAACAGCAGCAGCAAAAAGAAGCGCTACAGCTGCAGTTAGTCAATCTGCTGGGTGAGGTAGAAGGGGCTGCCAGTGGTGATTTGACCGTGCGTGCCGATGTCACAGCCGATGAAATCGGCACCGTGGCTGACTTCTTTAACTCCATCATTGAAAGTCTGCGGCAAATTGTGACCCAGGTTAAACACTCAGCGCAGCAGGTCAACCAGTCGGTCGGGCAAAACGAAGCTGCCACTCGCCAACTAGCCGACAAAGCCCTCGGCCAAGCTGAAGACATCTTTTTGACCCTCAGCTCAGTCGAGAAAATGACCCAGTCTATCCACTCAGTGGCGGAAAGTGCCCACCAGGCGGCTCAGGTCGCTCGCACGGCTTCGGCCACCGCCGAATCTGGCAGTATTGCCATGGAGCGTACGGAGCGCAATATTCTCATGCTGCGTGAAACCGTTGGCATGACGGCTAAGCAGGTGAAGCGTCTGGGTGAATCTTCCCAGCAAATCTCGCGGGTAGTCTCCCTGATTAATCAAATTGCGGTTCAAACCAACCTGCTCGCCATTAACGCTGGCATTGAAGCAGCCCGCGCTGGGGAAGAGGGGCAAGGCTTCGCGGTGGTTGCTGAAGAAGTGGGTGAACTGGCCAACCGCTCAGCTTCGGCCACCCAAGAGATTGAAAAAATCGTCGACGTGATTCAGCGCGAAACCGCTCAAGTGGTGGAGGCCATGGAGCAAAGCACCACACAGGTAGTTGAGGGCACTCGCCTAGTAGAAGACACCAAAACTAGCCTGGGTCAAATCCTCAAGGTTTCTCGCCAGATTGACCAGCTCGTGCAGTCTATTTCAAATGCGACGGTCTCTCAGGTAGAAACCTCCGCAGACGTTTCCCACCTGATGCAAATGGTGGCAGAGGTCTCTAAGCAGACCTCCAACTCATCGTTGCAGGTATCTGATGCCTTACGCTCCACAGTGGTTATTGCTGAAGAGCTGCAGGCATCCGTTGGCACATTCAAAGTTAACGCTGAGGGGTAA
- a CDS encoding response regulator: MRTGLGTSDMTSYRYRSPQELHLLSVLAQTVSRQASGCLSVTDATNTWKLYLEQGQLVYASNSLDPFGRLDRHLRRLGAKIPALASPVRVQVRLLFEKTAEEADANHCWDYEAVCWLVEQQYLTPPQAAELIEGLAKEVLETLLPLRLGNYDLLATGLLAQLPRFCQLDLRALVEACQARRLRQQTANSAKSVPKSPLSRSSRLKPSIVQPESPQPQSVSRPSAPASAGRGTAPTRESRSPRLREKTTYTVACIDDSPTVLHAIEAFLEDKAFKVLRIEDPISALMKIIRNNPDLILLDVTMPNLDGYELCSLLRRHPSFKQTPIIMVTGNTGLINRAKAKLVGASGYLTKPFTQSDLLKTVFKHLN, translated from the coding sequence ATGCGCACAGGATTAGGAACTTCTGATATGACCAGCTACCGTTATCGCTCTCCCCAAGAGCTTCATTTGCTCAGTGTTCTGGCGCAGACGGTCAGTCGACAAGCCAGTGGCTGTTTAAGCGTCACTGATGCAACCAATACCTGGAAACTCTACCTCGAGCAAGGCCAGCTGGTCTATGCCTCTAATTCGTTAGATCCCTTTGGTCGACTGGATCGCCATCTGCGTCGGCTGGGTGCCAAAATCCCGGCACTGGCCAGCCCCGTGCGGGTACAGGTAAGACTCTTGTTCGAAAAGACAGCCGAAGAAGCAGATGCCAACCATTGTTGGGACTACGAAGCGGTTTGCTGGTTAGTCGAGCAGCAATATCTCACCCCGCCGCAGGCAGCTGAACTGATTGAAGGATTAGCCAAAGAGGTTTTGGAAACGCTACTGCCCCTGCGCCTGGGGAACTACGATTTGTTAGCCACAGGGCTGCTGGCACAGCTACCTCGGTTCTGCCAGCTAGATTTACGGGCGTTGGTAGAGGCGTGTCAGGCGCGTCGGCTCCGGCAACAGACTGCCAATTCGGCCAAGAGCGTCCCCAAATCTCCCCTATCACGCAGTTCCCGACTGAAACCCTCCATCGTTCAACCCGAGAGCCCCCAACCTCAGAGTGTGAGTCGGCCTTCAGCACCAGCATCTGCAGGGCGAGGAACCGCGCCTACGCGAGAGTCGCGATCGCCCCGATTGCGGGAAAAGACCACCTACACCGTTGCCTGCATTGACGACAGCCCGACCGTCTTGCATGCGATCGAAGCCTTCTTAGAGGACAAAGCCTTCAAGGTTTTGCGCATCGAAGATCCGATTAGCGCGCTGATGAAGATTATCCGCAATAACCCAGATCTCATCTTGCTAGATGTGACCATGCCCAACTTAGACGGCTATGAGTTGTGCTCACTGCTCCGACGTCATCCCTCCTTCAAACAAACCCCCATCATTATGGTGACCGGCAATACAGGTCTGATTAATCGCGCTAAAGCAAAGCTAGTGGGTGCTTCGGGTTATCTGACTAAACCTTTCACGCAATCTGACCTGCTTAAAACCGTCTTTAAGCATTTGAATTGA
- a CDS encoding purine-binding chemotaxis protein CheW encodes MHTSAIVKLSTSAPKMAGDAYLKFHLDPEQAAIFSMQHVQEVFTLALPQLTPMPNMPPCMLGLINHRNRVLWVVDLALLLKLNPLDTAAQQYNLIVIQVGTLSLALAVQQIAGMTWFESNRIQLPTGGATAGVMPYLRGCIWQDEAPLLLLDTAAISQASMLRNLAPS; translated from the coding sequence ATGCATACATCAGCCATCGTTAAACTCTCAACTTCAGCCCCCAAAATGGCCGGGGACGCTTACTTAAAGTTCCATCTAGACCCTGAGCAAGCGGCCATCTTCTCAATGCAACATGTTCAGGAAGTATTTACCCTGGCTTTACCACAGCTCACACCGATGCCCAATATGCCCCCTTGTATGTTGGGCCTCATCAATCACCGTAACCGTGTTTTATGGGTTGTGGATTTAGCACTGCTGCTCAAGCTAAATCCATTAGATACCGCAGCCCAGCAGTACAACTTGATTGTGATTCAGGTTGGGACGCTCAGCTTGGCGCTCGCTGTACAGCAAATTGCCGGAATGACTTGGTTTGAAAGTAATCGGATTCAATTGCCCACAGGAGGAGCCACTGCTGGGGTCATGCCTTACCTACGAGGCTGCATTTGGCAGGACGAAGCCCCCTTGCTGCTGCTAGATACTGCTGCCATTAGCCAGGCTTCAATGCTTAGAAACTTAGCACCCTCATAG
- a CDS encoding purine-binding chemotaxis protein CheW, with protein sequence MNLTDAKSQESGQIVSSVGTALAPKRTVRYAHSYVKFRLGHQWALLPTHQVLEAITVPTASVTPMPNMPAAILGLINRRSQVLWVTDLTLLLGMPAAYLNSQQYNLVLLQIGHVLIGLQVQEIEGILSIPPDQICAAPANIPAGIAPFLQGCFLQNNDVVLVLNAEAVLRAPALQPR encoded by the coding sequence ATGAATTTAACTGACGCTAAATCCCAAGAATCAGGGCAGATTGTCTCCAGCGTAGGAACGGCTCTGGCCCCTAAGCGGACAGTCCGATATGCCCACAGCTATGTAAAATTCCGCCTCGGCCATCAATGGGCTCTACTGCCGACCCATCAAGTGCTGGAAGCGATTACGGTACCTACTGCCAGCGTTACGCCGATGCCCAATATGCCCGCTGCCATATTGGGGCTTATCAATCGCCGGAGTCAGGTGCTGTGGGTTACAGACCTGACGTTACTCCTTGGAATGCCGGCTGCCTATCTCAACTCTCAACAATACAACCTGGTACTGCTGCAGATTGGTCATGTCCTGATAGGGCTACAGGTTCAGGAGATTGAAGGCATTCTGAGCATTCCTCCCGATCAAATTTGTGCTGCCCCGGCCAATATTCCAGCCGGGATAGCCCCGTTTTTACAGGGATGCTTTCTCCAAAACAATGACGTGGTGCTAGTGCTGAATGCTGAAGCGGTGCTGCGAGCGCCAGCACTCCAGCCTAGGTAG
- a CDS encoding response regulator translates to MQTTLTGTVLVVDDTPSEMALMSHYLRERGCLVITTNSAREALTKAAQQQPDVIVTDVVMPGMSGFELCRSLKKHPETAHVPIVICTSKSNDIDRLWGMRQGADAYLTKPYTQEQLVQVVSSVMKGNR, encoded by the coding sequence ATGCAGACCACTCTGACCGGCACTGTCTTAGTCGTCGACGATACCCCTTCCGAGATGGCGCTCATGAGCCACTACCTGCGTGAAAGGGGGTGCTTGGTGATTACCACCAACAGCGCCCGAGAGGCTCTGACCAAAGCCGCTCAGCAACAGCCCGACGTTATTGTGACGGACGTGGTAATGCCGGGAATGAGCGGGTTTGAACTCTGTCGCAGCCTGAAAAAACATCCTGAAACAGCCCATGTGCCGATCGTGATCTGTACCTCCAAAAGCAACGATATTGATCGCCTGTGGGGCATGAGACAAGGGGCGGATGCTTACCTCACTAAACCGTATACCCAAGAACAACTGGTGCAGGTCGTGAGTTCAGTCATGAAGGGGAATCGATGA